In Balneola sp., one genomic interval encodes:
- the dprA gene encoding DNA-protecting protein DprA, producing the protein MGKKKKLRVLVALSIISGLGSRRVYKLLKNIDDPEEIFSIGKRKLRSIEGIGEASALAILSFDDWETVDQIIAETEKSGSEIITFSDPEYPPLLKQIYDPPILFWLKGNPEAISKPGVAVVGTRNTSTYGRNMAEKLTGELADQGLCIYSGLAYGIDAIAHKTALDHNAPTVAVLGSGIDNLYPRKHANLANQIVKSGGAVITEFPLGTNPDAGNFPVRNRVVSGMSMGVLVIESGIKGGSMITADLGLDQNREVFAVPHPIGNPTGTGCNYLIKRGAAKLVQTVDDILEELLVEYHSDESKSKATEAEKTSWREKDLDETATKICQALEDRAYQVDDLSDKIGVNTSQLLVALLQLEMEGIVLQKAGKNFQLL; encoded by the coding sequence ATGGGAAAGAAGAAGAAACTTAGGGTACTCGTAGCGCTTAGCATAATTTCGGGATTAGGTAGCCGGCGCGTTTATAAACTATTAAAGAACATCGATGATCCTGAAGAGATTTTCAGCATCGGTAAAAGAAAGCTTAGGTCAATTGAGGGAATAGGTGAAGCTTCTGCTTTGGCAATTCTTTCTTTTGATGATTGGGAGACGGTAGATCAGATTATAGCTGAGACTGAAAAAAGCGGATCTGAAATTATTACGTTCTCAGACCCTGAGTATCCACCTCTTCTTAAGCAAATCTATGATCCTCCCATACTATTCTGGTTAAAAGGAAATCCAGAAGCTATTTCAAAACCCGGAGTTGCTGTGGTTGGTACCCGGAATACATCAACCTATGGAAGAAATATGGCTGAAAAATTGACCGGGGAGCTGGCTGATCAAGGGCTGTGTATATACAGCGGTCTCGCTTATGGTATTGATGCTATTGCTCATAAAACAGCACTAGACCATAACGCTCCAACGGTAGCTGTGCTCGGCTCGGGAATTGACAATCTTTATCCAAGAAAGCACGCTAATCTAGCTAATCAGATTGTAAAGTCAGGTGGTGCGGTGATTACTGAGTTTCCATTAGGCACTAATCCAGATGCAGGAAATTTCCCGGTAAGAAACCGAGTTGTTAGCGGGATGAGTATGGGTGTTTTAGTAATTGAATCAGGGATAAAAGGAGGGAGTATGATTACCGCTGACCTTGGGCTGGATCAAAACAGAGAGGTGTTTGCAGTGCCACACCCAATTGGTAATCCTACCGGAACGGGATGTAATTACTTAATAAAGAGGGGAGCTGCTAAACTGGTTCAAACGGTAGATGACATTTTGGAAGAGCTGCTAGTTGAATACCATTCTGATGAATCAAAAAGTAAAGCTACAGAAGCAGAGAAAACTAGCTGGAGGGAAAAAGATCTTGACGAAACAGCTACTAAAATATGCCAAGCCTTAGAAGATCGGGCATATCAGGTAGACGATTTAAGCGACAAAATTGGGGTAAACACCAGCCAGTTATTAGTCGCTTTGCTACAATTAGAGATGGAAGGGATTGTACTACAGAAAGCGGGTAAAAACTTTCAATTGCTATAA
- a CDS encoding phosphoglucomutase has product MSKLDTAVQSKIDQWLNGSYDDETKAAIQQKLDDGKYDELTDAFYKDLEFGTGGLRGIMGIGSNRVNKYTFGIATQGLSNFLKNEYPDTELKVAIAHDCRNNSEKLAKVVADVFSANGIHVYFFDALRPTPELSYAIRELGCQSGVMLTASHNPKEYNGYKAYGADGGQFVAPYDKMVMEEVQKIGSVDEVNFDGDENLIESIGKEMDEKYLKALTDLSVSKDAIKRQKDLGIVFSPIHGTSRELVPEVLKRYGFENVNLVEEQMTVDGDFPTVVYPNPEEKEALDMALNKAKEIDAELVMATDPDADRVGIAVKNLEGDFVLLNGNQTGSLIINYMLTAWEEAGKITGNEYIVKTVVTSYLIDRIAKDKGVECFNTLTGFKYIGQLMTQLEGKKQFIAGGEESYGYLIGEHVRDKDAVVSCAIIAEMTAFYKDQGSSLYEAMLNMYVEYGLFRENLVSVTKKGKAGAEEIQKMMMNFRANPPKKLGGSQVVTVKDYQTSKEKNIATGKVTDIELPSSNVLQFITEDGAIVSARPSGTEPKIKFYCSVNTNLMSAEDYAQVSATLDKKIEMMIEGLKD; this is encoded by the coding sequence ATGAGTAAACTAGATACCGCAGTGCAGAGTAAAATTGATCAGTGGCTTAATGGAAGTTATGACGATGAGACCAAAGCAGCTATTCAACAGAAACTGGATGATGGAAAGTATGACGAGTTAACCGATGCTTTTTATAAGGATCTCGAATTTGGCACCGGTGGACTCCGGGGTATCATGGGGATCGGTTCAAACCGAGTCAATAAATATACATTTGGTATAGCCACTCAAGGATTAAGCAATTTCCTGAAGAATGAATATCCTGATACGGAACTGAAAGTTGCCATTGCCCATGATTGCCGGAACAACTCAGAAAAACTGGCTAAGGTAGTTGCTGATGTATTTTCAGCAAATGGTATTCACGTGTATTTCTTTGATGCCCTTCGCCCTACTCCTGAGCTCTCCTACGCTATCCGCGAGTTAGGTTGCCAAAGCGGGGTTATGTTGACAGCTTCTCATAATCCTAAGGAATATAACGGTTATAAAGCCTATGGAGCCGATGGGGGTCAGTTTGTTGCTCCCTACGACAAGATGGTGATGGAAGAAGTTCAAAAAATTGGAAGCGTAGATGAAGTGAATTTTGATGGGGATGAGAACCTTATTGAATCAATTGGTAAAGAAATGGATGAGAAGTACCTAAAAGCTTTGACCGACCTTTCTGTTTCCAAAGATGCAATCAAACGACAGAAGGATTTAGGTATTGTTTTTTCCCCTATTCATGGAACATCTAGAGAATTAGTCCCGGAAGTACTGAAAAGGTACGGTTTCGAGAATGTAAATTTAGTTGAAGAGCAGATGACTGTTGATGGGGACTTCCCAACTGTTGTGTATCCAAATCCCGAGGAAAAAGAAGCGCTGGATATGGCTCTCAATAAAGCCAAAGAAATTGATGCTGAGCTTGTGATGGCTACTGACCCGGATGCTGATCGTGTAGGGATCGCGGTTAAGAACCTGGAAGGTGATTTTGTTTTACTGAACGGAAACCAAACCGGCTCTTTGATTATTAATTATATGCTCACAGCCTGGGAAGAAGCTGGGAAGATCACCGGTAACGAGTACATTGTGAAAACAGTGGTGACTTCCTACCTGATTGATCGTATCGCAAAAGATAAAGGTGTGGAGTGTTTTAATACTCTTACAGGCTTCAAGTATATTGGACAGCTAATGACCCAGCTGGAAGGGAAAAAACAATTCATAGCCGGCGGTGAAGAAAGTTATGGATACCTGATCGGCGAACACGTTCGTGACAAGGATGCGGTTGTCTCCTGTGCCATTATCGCCGAAATGACCGCTTTTTATAAAGACCAGGGAAGCAGTTTATATGAAGCCATGCTGAACATGTATGTAGAGTATGGTTTGTTCCGGGAAAACCTTGTTTCCGTTACCAAAAAAGGAAAAGCAGGCGCTGAAGAAATTCAAAAAATGATGATGAATTTCCGTGCTAATCCCCCAAAGAAATTAGGTGGCTCTCAGGTTGTTACGGTCAAAGATTATCAGACATCCAAAGAGAAAAACATTGCTACGGGCAAAGTGACTGACATCGAACTTCCTTCATCGAATGTTCTTCAATTTATTACTGAAGATGGAGCTATTGTTTCAGCAAGACCATCCGGAACAGAACCGAAAATCAAGTTTTATTGCAGTGTAAATACCAATCTAATGAGCGCTGAAGATTATGCTCAGGTTTCTGCTACCCTTGACAAGAAAATCGAAATGATGATTGAAGGGTTAAAAGATTAG
- a CDS encoding paraslipin translates to MEIIETISQVLLGAFSVYVMYKFIRSLRLVPNQYAYIVERLGNYQKTLGPGFHALIPFVDKVVYKQDLREETIEVEPQECFTKDNVKVEVDGVIYLSVIDPVNASYGVTNYRYAAVQLAQTTTRSVLGNMELDQTFEDRAAMSKEVVHVLSEVEQVWGIKVHRYEIKNIVTPRTVQKAMERQMTAERDRRAIIAKSEGVKGSKVNDAEGMKEEIINISEAEMQRRINEAEGLAEEILSIAEATALSIEEIAGALSQPKGTEAMKLQLSEKYLNVLSGLGRDQNSIILPKDISNYEALMDGLSLGDLDVKTEKE, encoded by the coding sequence ATGGAAATTATCGAAACCATTAGTCAAGTTTTATTAGGTGCTTTCTCGGTCTATGTGATGTACAAGTTCATTCGATCTTTACGGTTGGTTCCAAACCAATACGCATATATCGTAGAACGCCTTGGGAACTATCAGAAAACACTCGGGCCTGGATTTCATGCCCTTATCCCCTTTGTAGACAAAGTAGTTTACAAGCAAGATTTACGCGAAGAAACCATCGAGGTGGAACCTCAGGAATGCTTCACCAAGGATAACGTCAAAGTAGAAGTTGACGGGGTTATTTACCTGAGCGTTATAGACCCTGTGAATGCAAGCTACGGGGTTACCAATTATCGGTATGCAGCTGTTCAACTTGCCCAAACTACCACACGTTCTGTTTTAGGTAATATGGAGCTTGATCAAACTTTTGAAGATCGGGCCGCCATGAGTAAGGAAGTAGTACATGTTCTCAGTGAAGTTGAACAAGTTTGGGGAATTAAAGTCCACCGGTATGAAATCAAGAATATCGTGACTCCCCGAACGGTACAGAAAGCTATGGAGCGACAGATGACTGCTGAACGAGATCGGCGAGCCATCATCGCCAAATCTGAAGGTGTGAAAGGCTCCAAAGTAAACGATGCTGAGGGGATGAAAGAGGAAATTATCAACATCTCGGAAGCTGAGATGCAGCGACGTATTAACGAAGCAGAAGGTTTAGCTGAAGAGATTCTTTCTATAGCTGAAGCAACAGCTTTGTCTATCGAGGAAATTGCAGGAGCTCTATCTCAACCAAAAGGAACCGAAGCGATGAAGCTTCAGCTTTCAGAAAAATACCTGAATGTACTTTCGGGACTGGGAAGAGACCAAAACAGTATCATATTACCTAAAGACATCTCTAATTATGAAGCACTAATGGATGGTTTATCTCTTGGTGATTTAGATGTCAAAACTGAGAAGGAATAA
- a CDS encoding paraslipin: MLWTTILVVIVMSYFVLTRLFQIVEFREEVIQERLGKYKKTLKPGFHFLIPFVDRPAYSQEMREQVLDVPSQTCITKDNIEVAVDGLVYLKVMSSHKASYGISDYQAAAVNLAQTTMRSEIGKMTLDDTFSEREKMNENIVREIDKAADPWGIKVMRYELKNIRPSSEIVDTMERQMEAERAKRAEITNSEGHRQARIYESEGEQKSQVLVSEAQRQRRINEAKGRAKEIELVANATATGIRRVAEAIAKPGGDVAVKTKLVEQYIKQFGNIIQNSNVSVLPTETANLKTFFEGVSTISDHTKSPASKKSSPKQGEQ; the protein is encoded by the coding sequence ATGCTCTGGACTACTATTTTAGTTGTAATCGTAATGTCTTACTTCGTACTTACGAGGCTTTTTCAAATTGTGGAGTTTCGGGAAGAAGTAATTCAAGAACGGCTGGGTAAGTACAAAAAAACACTGAAACCCGGTTTTCACTTTTTAATCCCATTTGTTGATCGCCCGGCATACAGCCAGGAAATGCGAGAGCAAGTGTTGGATGTACCCAGCCAAACCTGTATCACCAAAGATAATATTGAGGTTGCTGTAGACGGGTTGGTTTATCTCAAGGTGATGAGTTCTCACAAAGCCAGTTACGGAATTTCAGACTATCAGGCTGCAGCGGTTAACTTGGCTCAAACCACTATGCGTAGTGAGATTGGTAAGATGACTCTTGATGACACTTTCTCAGAACGCGAGAAAATGAATGAAAACATCGTTCGTGAGATTGACAAAGCCGCCGACCCCTGGGGAATAAAAGTAATGCGGTACGAACTAAAGAACATCCGTCCTTCCAGTGAAATAGTTGATACGATGGAGCGACAGATGGAAGCTGAACGTGCTAAAAGAGCTGAAATCACGAATTCAGAAGGACACCGGCAAGCCCGAATTTATGAGTCTGAAGGTGAGCAAAAGAGTCAGGTTTTGGTATCTGAAGCTCAGCGACAGCGTCGTATCAATGAAGCAAAAGGACGGGCTAAGGAAATAGAACTCGTTGCCAACGCAACAGCTACAGGAATACGAAGAGTTGCTGAAGCTATTGCTAAACCCGGCGGTGACGTCGCTGTTAAAACAAAACTGGTGGAACAATACATCAAGCAGTTTGGAAATATTATCCAAAACTCAAACGTCTCAGTATTGCCTACTGAAACCGCTAACCTGAAAACATTTTTTGAAGGGGTTAGTACCATCAGCGATCATACCAAAAGTCCGGCAAGCAAGAAGTCTTCACCCAAACAAGGAGAGCAGTAA
- a CDS encoding nodulation protein NfeD, translating into MDSEILTWIFLVGGVLLMFLEAALPGGVAFLLGFSGLGIGVLRYFGFLEDPFTATFVWLMSSTILTIAIRPFINKYFKGDSSFKFADEDYEAMDQIVDVIEPINDLDNHGRIKFQGISWQARSLEGEIPAGVQVRIKYRDNTTWIVEPVDVIDSKKNQLKDSNQN; encoded by the coding sequence ATGGATAGCGAAATTCTTACTTGGATTTTTTTAGTCGGAGGCGTTCTTCTAATGTTTTTGGAAGCAGCCCTGCCCGGAGGCGTCGCATTTCTCTTGGGATTTAGCGGTTTGGGCATTGGTGTGCTTCGCTATTTTGGCTTCCTTGAAGATCCTTTCACGGCCACCTTCGTCTGGCTGATGTCATCAACTATATTGACCATCGCCATTCGGCCATTCATCAACAAATACTTCAAAGGCGACAGTTCTTTTAAATTTGCAGACGAAGATTATGAAGCCATGGATCAGATTGTAGATGTTATAGAACCTATTAATGATTTGGACAATCACGGTCGTATCAAATTTCAGGGAATTTCATGGCAGGCTCGTTCTCTTGAGGGGGAAATCCCAGCAGGAGTTCAAGTACGAATAAAGTATAGGGATAACACCACCTGGATAGTTGAACCTGTTGATGTTATCGATTCAAAGAAAAATCAACTTAAAGACTCAAACCAAAACTAA